The window CCGTACACTATGCCGGGGACTATCGGCTGTATGCCGAATTCCTTCAAGGTTTGCTGGCCCCGCGGGCTGAAGATCAGCAGGGCGAAGTCCACGGCCGCCTGCGGGTTCGGCGCTGTCTTGGGCACAGTCAAGGTGTATATGACGGGGTTGCAGGAGAAGGTCTTCGTCGCGCCCGCCTCGGTCCAAGACACACTGACCTTATGATAATAGGGCACGTAGTCCAGCGAGCCGAGGTTTATCTGCGGCGGCAACGTTATGTAGGCGAGCCCCTTGTACTCCTTTACCTGCGGTATGGCGTTGGATAGATAGGCGGAGAGGACGAACTGTATTTGGCCGGACGCCATCAAGGATAGGAGATCCACCTCCGTGGTCCTCATAGCGTACTTGGAGGGGTTGTTGTATATGGCGTTGTAGAGGGCGTTGGGATCCCCGAAGAAGGTTAGGCCGGCCAGCTTCAACATACACATGGCCTGGTAGCCCGACGGGTCGGTGAACGGGTCGGACACGCCGACTGTGGTGGAGCTGTTCAACGCTATTATTTCGAATATCTGCTGCCACGTCGAGTTCCACTGGGACGAGAGCGGCTGTAGCTGTTGAGCTTGTTGCCATAAGTCGTAGACCTCCCTGCCGGCCGTCGTGTTTAGGTTGACTATAATAGCCATCTGCGTAATCCCGAAGGCTATCTCGTAGTCGGTCAAGTTGTTCTTGAACAACACCGAGGGTATGGTGGTCGTGTCGGCCGCCGCCACAAAGCTGAACTGCTTGCTGGCCACCTCGTCTTGCGCGAGTTTGCCGCTACCCTCGTACAGCGGCTTCCCCATGGGTACGGACGGGTAGAGTTGCGAATATGTGTCCAATAGGCTGTTGAAGGCGAACTTCAGAGTGCCCGCCGCCCCCACGGCGAAAGTCTGTTGTAGGCTCGCCGTAGCTGTGGTCTGTGTAGTTGTCTGCGGAGCCGCCCGG of the Thermoproteus uzoniensis 768-20 genome contains:
- a CDS encoding substrate-binding domain-containing protein, which produces MDGKALALGLIVGLLVGFGIAYMLSMSYRAAPQTTTQTTATASLQQTFAVGAAGTLKFAFNSLLDTYSQLYPSVPMGKPLYEGSGKLAQDEVASKQFSFVAAADTTTIPSVLFKNNLTDYEIAFGITQMAIIVNLNTTAGREVYDLWQQAQQLQPLSSQWNSTWQQIFEIIALNSSTTVGVSDPFTDPSGYQAMCMLKLAGLTFFGDPNALYNAIYNNPSKYAMRTTEVDLLSLMASGQIQFVLSAYLSNAIPQVKEYKGLAYITLPPQINLGSLDYVPYYHKVSVSWTEAGATKTFSCNPVIYTLTVPKTAPNPQAAVDFALLIFSPRGQQTLKEFGIQPIVPGIVYGNYSDVPAQLKPYTVPLSQVPQYAPAFP